The following proteins are encoded in a genomic region of Odontesthes bonariensis isolate fOdoBon6 chromosome 19, fOdoBon6.hap1, whole genome shotgun sequence:
- the adisspb gene encoding adipose-secreted signaling protein produces the protein MAAAKKSCAKVGGVRFSEEPPSAGAPSHVHFEDKLHDSVVMVTLEDDGNFMVKVGFLKTQHRYEIVFTLPEVPGLGKDVCPAPVPSPHLRITDITPAPEGGLKIKCEYMALQEGVLCEEALLLSETNEDVSVRVKVQARVMDRHHGTPMLLDGVRCIGMELEYDSEQSDWQGFD, from the exons GCTGTGCGAAGGTGGGAGGGGTGCGCTTCTCAGAGGAACCTCCCAGCGCCGGAGCGCCGTCACATGTTCATTTTGAAGATAAACTACACGACTCTGTCGTCATGGTAACTCTGGAGGATGATGGGAACTTCATGGTGAAG GTCGGCTTTTTAAAGACGCAACACCGCTACGAAATAGTGTTCACCCTGCCGGAGGTCCCGGGTCTGGGTAAAGATGTGTGTCCGGCACCAGTTCCCAGTCCACACCTCCGGATCACCGACATCACACCGGCACCAGAAG GAGGCCTGAAGATAAAGTGCGAGTACATGGCCCTGCAGGAGGGGGTCCTGTGTGAGGAGGCGCTGCTGCTGAGCGAGACCAACGAAGACGTCTCCGTCAGGGTCAAAGTTCAGGCCAGGGTCATGG ATCGTCACCACGGCACGCCCATGCTGCTGGACGGGGTTCGCTGCATCGGCATGGAGCTGGAGTACGACTCCGAGCAGAGCGACTGGCAAGGATTCGACTAA